The Brachyspira sp. SAP_772 genome includes the window TCAAACATAGCACAACCAACCGGACAAACATGATTAGGGTGATGAAAACTAAATAGTCCTCTTTCTTCTTCTGTGAATACTGCTTTATATATTGACAGCAATGTTATATCTTTTTCATCTTTTATAAGTTTGCTTCCCTTTTTAGTTGTTTCAACTATTCCAGCATCTTGAAGTTTTAATAGAATTCTTCTTATTAGGGCGGGATTAGTTTTTACGCTTTTTGCAAGCAGATGAGAAGTAGTGCCTTCATTTTCAAAAAAGGCTATGCATAAAACTATATGTGTAGCAACTGATAATTTAGTGTTAATCTTCATGATATTATAATAAATTTAATAAGCATAATAGTCAATAGTTTTTTATTTTTAGTATTGTAACTGTTTTGGTAACAATATTTTGTTTAAAGACTATTGATATAATATTGAAAGTGCTGTATAAATTTTTTTAATGAATAAATAAAGAGGAGAAAAAAATGAATAAACTTTTTTTAATTTTATCATTAGTAGTATTTGCAGTTTCTTGTTCAAATAATTCTGGAGATGGAACAACTAAAGCTAGCAGCAGTACTTCAGGAGCTCAATATGTAAAAAAAGCGGTTGCTATTAATGTTGAAGGATTAGCAGCACCTGAGAGTGTTAAGTTTAGAAATGGTAAATTATATATAGCAAATTTGGGAGACCCTAATGCACCTAAAGACGGATTTATCATTGTTGCTAATGAAGATGGTTCTAACCCTCAAAAACTTTTTGAAGGTGAATTGGATAGCCCTAAAGGTTTTTCTTTCTTAAATGATGATATTATTATTATACCTGATCAAGTTAATGATAGCTCTATGACAGGTAATTTAGTATTAGCTAATGTAAAAGAAAATAAAATAATAACTAAACTTCCTATAGAAGGCTCTAAATTCTTAAATGATACAGTAGTTATAACTCCTACAAAAGTAGCATTAACTGACACTGGTGCTTCTACAGTTCATTTCGTAAATGTTGATAATAATTCAGCTTTATCTATTACTTCATCAGTAACAGGTGTAGTTGGTGCTAATGGCATATTCTTAGATAACGGAGTATTATATATAGCAGGAAGCACATTCGGAGGCGATGCTAATGGAGGCGATATTTATACTTTAAATATAGACGGTACAGGCTTAACTAAATGGACAGCTTCAAGATTGGGTGCTGGTGCTTTAGATGGTATAGCTATTGCAAACGGAAAGTTATATGTTTCTGATTGGGGCGAAAACGGTGCTAATAATAATGCTTGTATTTATGTGTTTGATTTAAATACTAAAGAGCAGATTGAAAAAATTGAAGGTTCTTTGTCTGGTGTTGCTGATATAGATTTAGTTAATAATGTTATATATATACCAGAGCTTTCTACAAGCTTAATTAAGAAAGTACAATTATAATTTATTATATAATTTTCTTGTATAATTTATAAATAATTATAAGCATATATTATAATTCGATTATAATATGTGCTTTTTTATTTTTATCATAATTTTATATTGATATAGATTATAAATAATATATTTTTAAAATAAAAAATGTTATGGAGTTTTTTTATGAATAAAATTATATTAGCGTTATTTTTTATAATAATATTTATTGTTTCATGCAATAAACAAAATTCTTCATCATCTAATAATAAAAAAGAAGCTGTGTTAATAGATGTTGAAGGCACTGCTGCACCTGAAAGTATAAGATTAAGAAATGGAAAATTATATATTGCAAATATTGGAAATACAGGCAAAGCAAATGACGGCTTTTTCTTATGTGTTAATGAAGACGGCTCTAATCCAATAAAACTCTTTGAAGGAGAATTAGATTCACCTAAGGGGTTTTATTTTATCACTGATGATATTATTGCTATTGCTGATCAAGATGATGAGACAGAATTAGCTGGAAATGTGGTGCTTGCCAATGTTAAAGATAATACTATAATAACAAAACTCGCTATAAATGATGCCAAATTATTAAATGATGTAGTTGCAATAGATGATAATACTATAGCAGTTACAGATACAGGAAAGAGTAGGGTATATATAATAAAAATAGAAAATAACTCATCGCTTTCTATTGTAAACACTATTGAAAATGTTTATGGTGCTAATGGAATAGCTTTTAATGATGGTATATTGTATGTTGTTTCAAATGGATTTATGGGAGCAGAAAATACGGGTTATATATATTCTTTTAATGCAGATGGAAGCGGATTAGGTAAATGGATAGATTCTATAATAGGCTCAGGCGGATTAGACGGTATAGCTGTATATAACAATAAACTATATGTTACAGATTGGGGTGAAGGAGGAACTAATGCTTCTATATATGTATTTGATATAAGCACAAAAGAACAATTAGAAAAAATTGAAGGTTCTTTGATAGGTGCTGCTGATATAGATGTTATAAATGATGTTATATATATTCCAGAGATTCCTACTGGTTTAATCAAAAAAATAGAATTATAATTTAAATATAATAGATGCATCTTTTATAGGTGCATCTTTTTTGTATATAGTCAAAATTTCTAAATTTGTCATAATATGATTTCATAAAAGCCTCTGTTTTATAGATAGAAATTTATTATTTATCAACTAACTGTAAAATTTTAAACACTTCTTCTTAATTTATCTTTAAACATATCAGCAATTTATTTTAATTATTATTAATAAAAATTATATTTTAGATTTGACTAATTAATAAAAATGCATTATAATTAATAATTATTACTAATAAGGATATATTATGAATAAGTCTAAATATAAAAAAAGCGTTATACTATTAAATATGGGCGGACCAAAAAATATTGAGGAAATAAATACTTTTTTAGTTAATATGTTTAATGATTATTATATTCTAAATATAAAAAACGGATTTATAAGAAATATGGTGTCAAAAAAAATAGTAAATAAAATAAAACCTGATGTTATAAGTCATTATGAAGCTATAGGAGGAAAATCTCCAATAAATGAATATACAGAAAAATTAGTAAATAAACTTAATAAATTAGACAGTTTATCAGATTATAAATATATAATGAATTATACTCATCCTTATGCTTATGATGTATTGAAAGAATTAAAAAATAGCGGTGTAGAAGAAATTATATTATTTAGTATGTATCCTCAATATTCAGAAGTTACAGTAAAATCATCATTAGAAAGTGTTTATAAGGCTATGAAGAAACTAAAATATAATCCAAAAATTAATATAATAGACAGATATTATTATGATGATAATTATAATAATTCTATAATAAAATTAATAAAAGATTCAATAGTAAATAAAAACTCTGAAGAATATATATTAATATTTTCAGCACACTCAATACCAAAAATGTATGCTGATAAAGGCGATCCGTATGAATATGAATGTAATTATAATACTAAAATATTAAAAGAAAAACTCTATAAGGAAGGATTATATTTTAAAGATATTGTTCTTTCTTATCAATCAAAAATAGGAAAAATAGAATGGCTTTCTCCTGCCACAATAGACATAATAAAAAAATATAAAGGAGAAAAATTAATAATATATCCTTTAGCATTTACAATAGACAACTCTGAAACAATTTATGAAATAGATATGGAATACAGAAAAGAAGCTATAAGTAAATATAATATAAAGGATTTTATATTAGTACCTTGTTTAAATGATAATTTTTATTTTGCTAAAACAATCATTGAGTTATCAAACAATGCTAAAATATACAATTCAAATATATCAGATATTAAAAAAATAGTTTAATAAATATAATTAAATTATTTTATTTTTATTCATATTAATTATAATTTTTTATTTATATTTTTGAATATTGATTAAGTATATTATATATAGACATGAATAAATTTTAATATAATTAAAAAGTTTATGACAAATAATTTTCTTGACAATATAAGAAATAATAATATCATATTTCTATAAACATTTTATAAGAGGTTTTTTATAA containing:
- a CDS encoding Rrf2 family transcriptional regulator, with protein sequence MKINTKLSVATHIVLCIAFFENEGTTSHLLAKSVKTNPALIRRILLKLQDAGIVETTKKGSKLIKDEKDITLLSIYKAVFTEEERGLFSFHHPNHVCPVGCAMFDVLGEEFNSVKEDFEKSLSKITIKKIVDEVKKRKKHLDFMNK
- a CDS encoding ATP-binding protein, with the translated sequence MNKLFLILSLVVFAVSCSNNSGDGTTKASSSTSGAQYVKKAVAINVEGLAAPESVKFRNGKLYIANLGDPNAPKDGFIIVANEDGSNPQKLFEGELDSPKGFSFLNDDIIIIPDQVNDSSMTGNLVLANVKENKIITKLPIEGSKFLNDTVVITPTKVALTDTGASTVHFVNVDNNSALSITSSVTGVVGANGIFLDNGVLYIAGSTFGGDANGGDIYTLNIDGTGLTKWTASRLGAGALDGIAIANGKLYVSDWGENGANNNACIYVFDLNTKEQIEKIEGSLSGVADIDLVNNVIYIPELSTSLIKKVQL
- a CDS encoding ATP-binding protein, which encodes MNKIILALFFIIIFIVSCNKQNSSSSNNKKEAVLIDVEGTAAPESIRLRNGKLYIANIGNTGKANDGFFLCVNEDGSNPIKLFEGELDSPKGFYFITDDIIAIADQDDETELAGNVVLANVKDNTIITKLAINDAKLLNDVVAIDDNTIAVTDTGKSRVYIIKIENNSSLSIVNTIENVYGANGIAFNDGILYVVSNGFMGAENTGYIYSFNADGSGLGKWIDSIIGSGGLDGIAVYNNKLYVTDWGEGGTNASIYVFDISTKEQLEKIEGSLIGAADIDVINDVIYIPEIPTGLIKKIEL
- the hemH gene encoding ferrochelatase; the encoded protein is MNKSKYKKSVILLNMGGPKNIEEINTFLVNMFNDYYILNIKNGFIRNMVSKKIVNKIKPDVISHYEAIGGKSPINEYTEKLVNKLNKLDSLSDYKYIMNYTHPYAYDVLKELKNSGVEEIILFSMYPQYSEVTVKSSLESVYKAMKKLKYNPKINIIDRYYYDDNYNNSIIKLIKDSIVNKNSEEYILIFSAHSIPKMYADKGDPYEYECNYNTKILKEKLYKEGLYFKDIVLSYQSKIGKIEWLSPATIDIIKKYKGEKLIIYPLAFTIDNSETIYEIDMEYRKEAISKYNIKDFILVPCLNDNFYFAKTIIELSNNAKIYNSNISDIKKIV